Below is a window of Corynebacterium kalinowskii DNA.
ATACCTTGATGATCGTGGTGGGTCAGCTGCTCGCTTTCCTCACGAACTCCGCGCTGGCCCACACCGGCAACTGGCGGCTCATGCTGGGGCTGGCCGCTGTGCCGGGTCTCGTGCTTGCCGTCGGTATGTTCTTCATGACGGATTCGCCCGTGTGGCTCATGCGCAAGGGAAAGCAAGAGGAGGCGCTGCAGGTGGCCCGCAGGGTCGGACTGGATGCGGAGTTGGTGGCGTCGACAAGCGGGGACCGTCGCAGTTCCCGCGAGGTTCGCGCGCAGGAACGGCAGGCTTTGCGACGCCCCTGGATCCGCCGCGCGGTCCTGATCGCTGTGCTGGTAGGCATTACCCAGCAGATCACGGGCGTGAATGCGATCGTGTACTTTGCGCCGAAGATGATGAACTTGGTGGGCATTTCCACGGAGAACGCGGTTTATACCTCGATAATTATTGGAACAGTGAGCGTGATTGCGTGCTGGGTGGGCATGATGCTGGTTGATCGGATTGGGCGTCGACGGTTGCTGAGCATGGGTCTGGCTGGGACTTCAACCTCGCTGATCCTGCTGGCTATCGCGTATCGCTTTGCCGAGACCGACGTGCGCGCGTCCTGGTTGGTACTCGTTTTGATGGCCTTATTCATCGCGTTCCAGCAGGCAGCGGTGTCGCTGACCACCTGGTTGCTGCTCAGTGAGTTGGTGCCGAGTCAGGTGCGCGGTCTGGGCATGGGAATTGCAGGAATGGGGTTGTGGGTGGCCAACTGGGTCGTGGCTCAGGGCTTCCTTCCGTTGGTCGATGCCGTAGGCGGTCCGGTGTCCTTCTTGATCTTCGCCGTGTTGGGCGCTGTGGCTTTGGTGTTCATTCGCCGGGCGGTGCCTGAGACGACAGGGCTGCAGCTGGAAGAGATTTCTGGAGATATGGAGCGTCGATACGCGGGGGAGTAGTTGAGTTTTGGAGTTTGAGGACGTTTAGGTTAACATAGTGCTTCGTGTCATGGCTGGCCTATTGCCAGCTGCTTAGGTCGATGCAATTCCCTGTGTCTGACTGTCTCATTCGCGCAATACAGAAAGGAGCGCCCGATGAAGGTACGTAAATCCCTTCGGTCGCTGAAGAACAAGCCGGGCGCCCAGGTTGTGCGTCGTCACGGCAAGGTCTTCGTCATCAACAAGAAAGACCCACGCTTCAAGGCTCGTCAGGGCTAATCCCTCACGGCTTTTGTCGCCTGCACCAGTTTTATGGTGTGGGCGACTTTTTTTATTGCCTGCTGTTGCTGGTGGTGCTGTTGGGGAAGTCCGCGAGCCAGTGTAACAATTTCATAACGGGAAAATGGGGCGAGCTGGGGAAATGTCATCGGTGTAGTTAGGGAGAGGTACATCGATGTAATTTGTTTCGCGCCTCGGCGCAACATGTAGTGTTGCCGTCTCGGGTTGTCCTGCGAATACTCACGATGTAACTACTATATGTAGTATCCTTTGCGCTTTTTCACCACAACGTATAGTGTCTTTTCTTGTCACCGAAAAGAACACGGCAACGAGCTGGTTCGCCTCGGCGCAAGACTTTTTAACAGGAATCTGCTCCGCCCACGGCTTAAATCTCGGGGCGAAAATCTCTAAGGATCGATGAACATGGCAATTACCGTTTACAGCAAGCCAGCATGTGTACAGTGCACCGCTACCAAGAAGGCACTCGACCGCGCAGGTCTGGAATACAACCTCGTTGACATCAGCCTGGACGACGAAGCTCGTGACTACGTCATGGCTCTCGGCTACCTGCAAGCTCCAGTGGTAGAAGCCAATGGCGAGCACTGGTCCGGATTCCGTCCGGAGCGCATCCGCAGCCTCGCTGCTGAAGTCGCTTAGTTAAACTCCAGTCCCTGTCGATCCATAGAGACACGGCGCACCAGCGCCGTGAAGATTCCGCAGGGACCACCTCATCGCCGCCCAATCGAGACGACACCGAACGGGCGGCCTTTGTTATGTGAAGCTTCCTGTGTCGCCCCACACCGCCCACGTATGCAAGTGAGAGAGCATGCTCATCGTCTATTTTTCTTCTGCCACAGGGAACACTCAGCGGTTCGTCGAAAAGCTTGGCCTGCCAAGCAAGCGGATCCCACTCCACAAGGCTGATGAACCGCTGATCGTCGATGAGCCCTACGTTCTGATCAGCCCAACATATGGCGGTGGGGTGTCCATCACCGGCGAGAACTCGCGCCCGGTGCCGGTGCAGGTCATTCGCTTTTTGAACAATGAACACAATCGAGGACTCATCCGAGCCGTCATTGCTGGTGGCAATTCCAATTTTGGCAGTGATTTCGGGCGAGCAGGTGACGTGATTGCAAAGAAATGTAACGTCCCCTATGTCTACAGATTCGAGCTCATGGGCAACGAAGAAGACGTCCGCATCGTGCTAGGCGGACTCCAGGAAAACGCGGAGCAGCTGGGGCTATCGCAAGCGCCCGACGCTCTCACCGCAAGCCACGTAGTCTAGAACACAACCCCATTTACCACTTAGAGGAAAGCATTCGTGACCACTACAAACGAGTCCATCAAGGATCCAATGGCCGCAGCTGATCAGCTCGACTATCACGCGCTCAACGCGCTGCTGAATCTTTATGACAATGACGGCAAAATCCAGTTCGATAAGGATCGCGCCGCGGCTCGCCAGTTCTTCCTGCAACACGTCAACCAGAACACGGTGTTCTTCCACAACCTGCAAGAAAAGCTCGACTACCTGCTGGAGAACAACTATTACGAGAAGGCAGTGCTGGACAGTTACGACTTCGAGTTCATTAAGTCACTTTTTAAGCGTGCTTACGCTGCTAAGTTCCGCTTCACCACCTTCCTCGGTGCGTACAAGTACTACACCTCTTACACGCTCAAGACCTTCGATGGTAAGCGCTACCTTGAGCGCTTTGAAGACCGCGTGTGCATGGTGGCTCTCACCCTGGCTGCCGGCGACAAGCAGATGGCCGAGCACCTCGTGGACGAGATCATCTCCGGCCGCTTCCAGCCTGCCACCCCAACCTTCCTAAACTCCGGTAAGGCACAGCGCGGCGAGCCAGTATCCTGCTTCCTGCTGCGTATCGAAGACAACATGGAGTCCATTGGCCGCGCCATCAACTCGGCGCTGCAACTGTCCAAGCGTGGCGGCGGCGTAGCGCTGCTGCTGTCCAACCTGCGTGAAGCTGGCGCTCCGATTAAGAAGATCCAGAACCAGTCCTCCGGTGTGATCCCAGTGATGAAGCTGCTGGAAGATTCCTTCTCTTACGCTAACCAGTTGGGTGCCCGACAGGGCGCAGGCGCCGTGTACTTGCACGCTCACCACCCGGACATCATGAAGTTCCTGGACACCAAGCGTGAGAATGCAGATGAGAAGATCCGCATCAAGACTTTGTCTTTGGGCGTCGTTATTCCAGACATCACGTTCGAGCTGGCTAAGAAGAACGACGATATGTACCTGTTCTCGCCGTATGACGTTGAACGCGTCTACGGTAAGCCATTCGCCGATGTGCCGATCTCCGAGAACTACCACGACATGGTCGAGGACGGTCGCATTCACAAGACGAAGATCAATGCCCGTACCTTCTTCCAGACCCTGGCAGAGATCCAGTTTGAGTCAGGCTACCCGTACATCATGTTCGAGGACACGGTGAATGAAGCGAACCCTATCGCTGGTCGCATTACGCACTCCAACCTGTGTTCCGAAATTCTCCAGGTGTCCACTCCATCTACTTACAACGACGATCTTTCCTACAAGGAAATCGGCGAGGACATCTCCTGCAACCTGGGCTCGTTGAACATCGCTCTGAGCATGGATTCCCCAGATTTCTCTAAGACTATTGAGACTGCGATTCGTGGCTTGACCGCTGTGTCTGAGCAGACCTCGATTGACTCTGTTCCTTCCATCCGGAAGGGCAACGAGGCCGCGCACGCTATCGGCCTTGGCCAGATGAACCTGCACGGTTTCCTGGGCCGCGAGCGCATCCATTACGGCTCCGAGGAAGGCCTCGACTTCACCAATGCGTACTTCGCCGCGGTGCTGTATGAAGCACTGAAGGCCTCTAACAAGATTGCCAAGGAGCGTGGCGCAAAGTTCGCTGGGTTTGAGACCTCGGAATACGCCTCCGGTGCCTATTTCGATCGCTTCGATCCAGCTGACTTCCAGCCGAAGACCAATCGCGTCAAGGAGCTGTTTGCGAACTCTTCCGTGCACATCCCGAACGCTGAAGAGTGGGCTGCGCTGAAGGCTGCAGTGATGCAGGATGGCCTGTTCAACCGTAACCTGCAGGCCGTGCCACCAACCGGTTCGATTTCCTATATCAACCACTCGACGTCCTCGATTCACCCGATCGCCTCCCGCATCGAGATCCGCAAGGAAGGCAAGATCGGTCGCGTCTACTACCCAGCACCGTTCATGACGAACGACAACCTGGAATACTTCGAAGACGCCTACGAAATCGGCTTCGAGAAGATTATCGATACCTACGCCGTTGCCACGAAGTATGTCGATCAGGGGCTGTCCTTGACGCTGTTCTTCAAGGACACCGCCACGACGCGCGACATCAACCGCGCCCAGATCTACGCGTGGCGCAAGGGCATCAAGACGATCTACTACATCCGCCTGCGTCAGACCGCCCTTGAGGGTACTGAGGTCGAAGGATGCGTCAGCTGCATGCTGTAAGCAAGGGGAGGGGCGTCGAAAAGCAGCGTGCTTAACGACGCCCACCGGCTAGCTTTCGTGGGGGTCAGGCTGCGCCCAAGCGAATTGGATCATTTCCTTTAAGACGGCCACATCGATACGGGCAAGACGGGTGACGTAAATACACCCCTTGCCCGTTTTGTGTGGGCCTAACCGTTCCAGGAATGAAGTGAACTGCTCAGCATCGCACGTGAGATAGAGCGAGAACTGACGGGGCGCCGCGGCGAACCCAATGCGCGCGGCCGTGCCAGAATGCCCGGAAGCATAGGTGTAGTCGTAGGAGCCAAATCCGATGATCTTCCGGCCCCACACCACGGGCGGTTCCCCTGAGATCTCTTGCATAAGCGAAAGGAGGTATTCGGCGTCCTCCCGCTTCGAATCGGGAAGATCGGCGAATACCTCCTCTGGGGCGGTGTTCGTCGGCACAGTCTGCATGGTGCAAGTATGCCAGGGTGCGAGCCGGTTTAGGCGACGGTGGACGAACCTTCGAGTTCAATCAGTTCCTTGCACAGCTGCTCTGCCTTAGCGTCGTCGCGGTCGAAGAGCGCGTCGGCAAGATCGTTGTAGCAAGCGAGGAGCTGGCCAGATGGGGAAGCTTCGAAGCCATTGATATCGTGTCGCGCCTGGATCACTGCGGTGATGGACGGAATCAGCGCCGTGAACATCTCATTATCAGAGCCGGACAGCAGCAACGAGTGATATTCGATGTTGGCTTCCAAGAAATCCTCGGTATCGCCCTTGCCCTGCTCGCCAAGCTCACGCATGGTACTGGCCAGATCACGGAGTCGTTGACCTTCCCGCTGGCTGGCTGCGATGGCTGCAATGCGAGCAGCACGCGGAGCTACGGCTTCACGCAGAGCGGTAAGAGAATTGAGCTGCTCGTCGCGCTGGGTGGCAACGCGCAAACGCCAGCGGATGATTGGGCCACTGAATACGGACCACTTCTCAGTAGGGAGGACGGTAATGCCCACGCGACGAGAAGAGGACACCATGCCGAGGTGCTCGAGTGCACGCATGGTTTCGCGAGCAACTGTGCGCGAGATGGAGAAGGACTCGCACAGCGTTTGCAAGGTGAACTTCTCACCCGGCTGAATCTTGCCGCTGACGATATCCGAACCGATTTGATCAAGCACAATCTCCAGCAACGGTGCGTGCGAGCGGAGAGGCGTGGATGACATGAATTACATTCCTTTTGGTTCATCAAAAATGACGTACAGAGCTGTGGGCGCTGTGGCGGACAATGTATTGCGAGCGCTGGTGGTTGCCCTTCGACAATCCCTAGTCCCTATTCGGACATTGCCGCTAGCGTTTGAAGATCCTTGAACAAACCGCATAGTTTGCTCGTACCTTTCAATCACTAGGGTGGGTGCCATAGTTGGGCCATCAACATCACTCGATTGCAATATTACAAAATCTAATACATTGACCCGATGATAGCTAGT
It encodes the following:
- a CDS encoding sugar porter family MFS transporter, with the translated sequence MDEVNQKTKVPAHARLVAAVAALGGVLFGYDTGVMSGALLYIGNDFHLSPVAEGAVTSMLLVGAALGALLGGRVADALGRKATLIGGGVIFVVGSLACAMAGSALALGAARTALGAAVGLVSIVVPMYISEMAPPAVRGGLVSLNTLMIVVGQLLAFLTNSALAHTGNWRLMLGLAAVPGLVLAVGMFFMTDSPVWLMRKGKQEEALQVARRVGLDAELVASTSGDRRSSREVRAQERQALRRPWIRRAVLIAVLVGITQQITGVNAIVYFAPKMMNLVGISTENAVYTSIIIGTVSVIACWVGMMLVDRIGRRRLLSMGLAGTSTSLILLAIAYRFAETDVRASWLVLVLMALFIAFQQAAVSLTTWLLLSELVPSQVRGLGMGIAGMGLWVANWVVAQGFLPLVDAVGGPVSFLIFAVLGAVALVFIRRAVPETTGLQLEEISGDMERRYAGE
- the ykgO gene encoding type B 50S ribosomal protein L36 encodes the protein MKVRKSLRSLKNKPGAQVVRRHGKVFVINKKDPRFKARQG
- the nrdH gene encoding glutaredoxin-like protein NrdH; translated protein: MAITVYSKPACVQCTATKKALDRAGLEYNLVDISLDDEARDYVMALGYLQAPVVEANGEHWSGFRPERIRSLAAEVA
- the nrdI gene encoding class Ib ribonucleoside-diphosphate reductase assembly flavoprotein NrdI, producing MLIVYFSSATGNTQRFVEKLGLPSKRIPLHKADEPLIVDEPYVLISPTYGGGVSITGENSRPVPVQVIRFLNNEHNRGLIRAVIAGGNSNFGSDFGRAGDVIAKKCNVPYVYRFELMGNEEDVRIVLGGLQENAEQLGLSQAPDALTASHVV
- the nrdE gene encoding class 1b ribonucleoside-diphosphate reductase subunit alpha — encoded protein: MAAADQLDYHALNALLNLYDNDGKIQFDKDRAAARQFFLQHVNQNTVFFHNLQEKLDYLLENNYYEKAVLDSYDFEFIKSLFKRAYAAKFRFTTFLGAYKYYTSYTLKTFDGKRYLERFEDRVCMVALTLAAGDKQMAEHLVDEIISGRFQPATPTFLNSGKAQRGEPVSCFLLRIEDNMESIGRAINSALQLSKRGGGVALLLSNLREAGAPIKKIQNQSSGVIPVMKLLEDSFSYANQLGARQGAGAVYLHAHHPDIMKFLDTKRENADEKIRIKTLSLGVVIPDITFELAKKNDDMYLFSPYDVERVYGKPFADVPISENYHDMVEDGRIHKTKINARTFFQTLAEIQFESGYPYIMFEDTVNEANPIAGRITHSNLCSEILQVSTPSTYNDDLSYKEIGEDISCNLGSLNIALSMDSPDFSKTIETAIRGLTAVSEQTSIDSVPSIRKGNEAAHAIGLGQMNLHGFLGRERIHYGSEEGLDFTNAYFAAVLYEALKASNKIAKERGAKFAGFETSEYASGAYFDRFDPADFQPKTNRVKELFANSSVHIPNAEEWAALKAAVMQDGLFNRNLQAVPPTGSISYINHSTSSIHPIASRIEIRKEGKIGRVYYPAPFMTNDNLEYFEDAYEIGFEKIIDTYAVATKYVDQGLSLTLFFKDTATTRDINRAQIYAWRKGIKTIYYIRLRQTALEGTEVEGCVSCML
- a CDS encoding DUF1801 domain-containing protein, translating into MQTVPTNTAPEEVFADLPDSKREDAEYLLSLMQEISGEPPVVWGRKIIGFGSYDYTYASGHSGTAARIGFAAAPRQFSLYLTCDAEQFTSFLERLGPHKTGKGCIYVTRLARIDVAVLKEMIQFAWAQPDPHES
- a CDS encoding FadR/GntR family transcriptional regulator — its product is MSSTPLRSHAPLLEIVLDQIGSDIVSGKIQPGEKFTLQTLCESFSISRTVARETMRALEHLGMVSSSRRVGITVLPTEKWSVFSGPIIRWRLRVATQRDEQLNSLTALREAVAPRAARIAAIAASQREGQRLRDLASTMRELGEQGKGDTEDFLEANIEYHSLLLSGSDNEMFTALIPSITAVIQARHDINGFEASPSGQLLACYNDLADALFDRDDAKAEQLCKELIELEGSSTVA